In the genome of Ptychodera flava strain L36383 chromosome 13, AS_Pfla_20210202, whole genome shotgun sequence, one region contains:
- the LOC139147464 gene encoding UDP-glucuronosyltransferase 2C1-like produces the protein MASSHRMLSYMPHGLFNLFVTFCVLFVRDVSCYKILFLPALSTGSHYMYLAKIGEQLVHSGHNVTFLLGHYNDLRKNADHERLFKVENYHTELDEDHFTKIKTTFISRALRGQQRFEDAKLMSAPMLEDCKMLLRDIELFKRLETSKFDLVVLDNVAACSTLIAQKLVLPFVIASTNRPVPQVDANYLAIPTPISYVPALQSGLSDQMTFVQRLQNLLMNVVVFYMFNFVMLKPYEELKQQYNIQPHKTVQESLAGAEVALFGVDWALEFPRPYMPNTVFIGGLLAKEPSPLKDEWKEFVDSADDGIVVFSFGGYANLAVDPEKAEIVTAALARLPQKVVMRYEGQPPKSLGKNTKLAEWIPQNDLLGHPKTKAFVTHGGINGVYEAIFHGVPVVGIPLYGDHYDNFVRLSKKGMAVTLNVVTMTSAELHQAINMIIREPRYKENAMQLSRIHRDKPMPPVDTAVFWIEHVIKHGGQHLRAEAVNLNFVQYFSLDVMAFLLVCLVLSIFLLKRVSSFVLGLCCKRSPRKEKIN, from the exons ATGGCGTCCTCGCATAGAATGCTATCGTACATGCCCCATGGGCTGTTTAATCTGTTTGTCACTTTCTGTGTCTTGTTCGTCAGGGACGTTTCCTGTTATAAAATCCTCTTTCTTCCCGCTCTTTCTACAGGCAGCCATTACATGTACCTGGCTAAAATAGGTGAGCAGCTCGTCCACTCGGGGCACAACGTGACCTTTCTGCTGGGTCATTACAATGATCTCAGGAAGAATGCGGACCACGAGAGACTCTTCAAAGTCGAAAACTACCACACGGAATTGGACGAGGACCATTTTACGAAAATAAAAACTACGTTTATCTCCAGAGCGCTCAGAGGACAGCAACGTTTTGAAGACGCTAAACTGATGTCGGCGCCTATGCTAGAGGACTGCAAAATGTTACTGCGAGATATCGAGTTATTTAAACGATTGGAAACCTCCAAGTTTGACCTTGTGGTTTTGGACAATGTCGCCGCGTGCAGCACACTTATCGCACAGAAGCTTGTTTTACCTTTCGTAATTGCGTCTACTAACAGACCAGTGCCTCAAGTCGACGCGAATTATTTAGCCATACCCACGCCAATCTCATACGTACCGGCCCTCCAATCCGGACTATCGGATCAGATGACCTTTGTACAGCGGCTGCAAAACCTGCTCATGAACGTGGTCGTTTTTTACATGTTCAACTTTGTAATGCTCAAGCCGTACGAAGAACtaaaacaacaatacaacatcCAACCTCATAAAACCGTGCAGGAATCGCTTGCTGGTGCAGAAGTAGCCCTTTTCGGTGTGGACTGGGCCCTTGAATTTCCACGTCCTTATATGCCGAACACAGTCTTCATCGGTGGTCTACTAGCCAAGGAACCATCTCCACTTAAAGAC GAATGGAAGGAGTTTGTCGATTCCGCTGATGATGGCATTGTTGTGTTCTCCTTCGGCGGTTACGCGAACCTAGCGGTTGATCCCGAAAAGGCAGAAATTGTGACGGCGGCGTTGGCCAGGCTGCCGCAGAAGGTAGTGATGCGGTACGAAGGCCAGCCACCCAAGAGTCTGGGAAAGAACACAAAACTAGCAGAATGGATACCGCAGAATGATCTGCTAG GTCACCCGAAGACCAAGGCCTTCGTAACTCACGGCGGCATCAACGGAGTGTACGAGGCAATTTTCCATGGTGTTCCTGTGGTAGGCATCCCGCTGTACGGTGACCACTACGACAACTTCGTCAGACTTTCAAAGAAAGGAATGGCGGTGACTTTGAACGTTGTGACAATGACCTCGGCTGAACTTCATCAGGCCATCAACATGATCATACGCGAACCAAG ATACAAAGAAAATGCTATGCAATTATCAAGGATCCACAGAGACAAGCCTATGCCACCTGTCGACACCGCCGTCTTCTGGATAGAACACGTCATCAAACATGGCGGCCAGCATCTCAGAGCTGAGGCAGTCAATCTTAATTTCGTCCAGTATTTCTCACTTGACGTCATGGCCTTTTTGTTGGTGTGTTTGGTCCTGTCCATTTTCTTGCTCAAACGAGTCTCTTCGTTCGTTCTGGGCCTTTGCTGCAAACGATCGCCTCGGAAAGAGAAGATAAACTAA